The sequence GGGGTGTACGGATTGGTGCCCATCCCGTTGCTCACGTGCAGCCACAGGTTCCCCGGCCCAGGCGCCTCGCCGGGCCATGGGTGCAGGCCACTGGCGCGGCCGGTGTTCAGATCGCAATTGGTCACGACGGCGCCGTAGCCGGGCAGGCAGAGCTGGCCACCGTGGGTGTGGCCGGCCAGCACCAGCTCGCAGCCCAGCCCCTGCATCCCGCGGAGCACCCGCAGGTAAGGGGCATGAGCCACACCGATACGCAACGCTTCCTGCGCTGGCACGGAGGTCCCGCTGTCGCCCGTTTCCGCCCGGGCCGGCCATGCCTGGGGCAACTCATCTCGATCCAGGTGCGGATCGTCCACACCGATGAAGTCCAAGCGCTGACCGCGTACCTCGAGCGAACCCGACTGGTTGGTCAGGTCCTGCCAGCCGCATGCCGCGAAGGCATAGCCGAGCTCCCGCCCGGGCAGGTCCTCGGCGCGCTCCTCGCCCTGCTCGTCATCCTGCCGCCGGCGCGGGTCCGGCAGCAGGTAGCGGGCCGGGTTGCTCGGTTTGGGTGAGAAGTAGTCGTTCGACCCCATCACGAAAACGCCGGGCCGCTGCAACAGCGGCTCCAACGCCGCGAGCACCGCCGGCAGCGCCTCGCGGTGGGCCATGTTGTCACCGGTGTTGACCACCACGTCCGGCTCCAGCGCCTCCAGATCGCGCAGCCAGCCGATCTTGCGGCCCTGGCGGGGGAGGAGGTGCAGATCGGACAGATGCAGCACCCGGATGGGGTCCGCCCCCGCGGGCAGTACCGGGACGTGCACTCGGCGCACGGTAAACGCCTGTGCCTCGACCAGTGACCAGGTCAGGCCGACTGCGGCAGCACCGGCCAGCACGCCGGCGGCTCGCCGAAGCGGCCGGCCGGGGAGAGCACTCAGCACGGTGCGGCGAGGTCAGTCATCGTCCCTGTTCCCGCCGTTCCCGTTCCCGTTATTGCCATTGTTGCCGTTGCCCCCATTGCCATTGCCGTTGCCATTGCCGTTATTGCCGTTGCCCCCGTTGTTGCCGTTGCCGTTATTGCCGTTGCCGCCGTTCCCGTTCCCGCCGTCGTCATCGTCATCGTCGTCCGGTTCGGGTCCGGAGCTGATCGTCATCGTGACAGTGGAACCCGGCGACACCCGGGAACCGGAGGACGGGCTGGTGGAGAT is a genomic window of Ruania zhangjianzhongii containing:
- a CDS encoding metallophosphoesterase, which gives rise to MLSALPGRPLRRAAGVLAGAAAVGLTWSLVEAQAFTVRRVHVPVLPAGADPIRVLHLSDLHLLPRQGRKIGWLRDLEALEPDVVVNTGDNMAHREALPAVLAALEPLLQRPGVFVMGSNDYFSPKPSNPARYLLPDPRRRQDDEQGEERAEDLPGRELGYAFAACGWQDLTNQSGSLEVRGQRLDFIGVDDPHLDRDELPQAWPARAETGDSGTSVPAQEALRIGVAHAPYLRVLRGMQGLGCELVLAGHTHGGQLCLPGYGAVVTNCDLNTGRASGLHPWPGEAPGPGNLWLHVSNGMGTNPYTPVRLACRPSVTLMTLTAPSS